A window of Flavobacterium branchiarum genomic DNA:
AACCATTCTTGGAATACCAACCTGACGTCCTAAAAGGATGTGCTCACGTGTTTGTGGCATTGGACCATCTGTAGCAGCAACTACTAAGATAGCACCATCCATTTGAGCAGCACCAGTAACCATGTTCTTTACGTAATCCGCGTGACCTGGACAGTCAACGTGAGCGTAGTGACGGTTAGCTGTTTCGTACTCAACATGTGAAGTATTAATTGTAATACCTCTTTCTTTCTCCTCTGGAGCGTTATCGATTTGATCAAACGATTTAGCTTGACAGTAACCTGCATCAGACAATACTTTAGTAATTGCTGCAGTTAATGTAGTTTTTCCGTGATCTACGTGTCCAATTGTACCTATGTTTAAGTGCGGTTTGGAACGATTAAAATTCTCCTTTGCCATTTTACTTAATTTTTAATCTTAGTTATATATTAATTTTCAATTTCCTACTTACTTGAGCCAATGTCGGGAATTGAACCCGAGACCTCTTCCTTACCAAGGAAGCACTCTACCCCTGAGCTACACCGGCAGAGCATTTTAAACATCAATTCTAAACCTAAAGTCTAAAATCATTTTTTTTTTGTGGGGAGAGCAGGATTCGAACCTGCGAAGTTCTCACAGCAGATTTACAGTCTGCCCTCGTTGGCCGCTTGAGTATCTCCCCTTTTTTATCAATAATCACATGAACTATTTCAAATCGCATTTGAACTATTTTGAGCCGGCGGAGGGACTCGAACCCACGACCTGCTGATTACAAATCAGCTGCTCTAGCCAACTGAGCTACGCTGGCATTTTTGATAAAAAAAGTCCGCTATTTCTAACGGACTGCAAATGTAGCTATTTTATCTTTGAATCAAAACATTTTTTAAAAAAAATTACATTAAATATGCGTTCTTATTTTTTCTTTCCTCTTAATCAACAATCTCTCTAGAGATTCAGCAGAAAGCTCAACCGCCTCCTCAAAGGTTTTACACTGCTTTTTTACCAAAAAATCATCACCCGGAACATTAATTTTTATCTCAGCAATCTTATTCTCTTTATCGCTAGTTTTTTCAACTTTTAAAAAAACATCCACTGACACAACTCTATCATAATACTTTTCCAACTTATCCATTCTGTCTTGAACGAAATCTACCAATTTTCTGTCAATAGCGAAGTTAACCGCATTAATACTTACCTTCATAATAGTTATTTTAGAATTAAACATTTTAGAACTATTGCTTATTTCTTGGATGCGCATCTGCATACACTTTTTTAAGAGCCGCTAAACTACTATGCGTATATACTTGTGTAGATGCCAAACTTGAATGCCCCAACAATTCCTTTACTGAATTCAAATCAGCTCCGTTATTCAATAAATGAGTCGCAAATGTATGTCGGAGAACATGCGGACTTTTCTTTACCTTTTCAGAGACTTTACTAAAGTATGAATTTATTAATCGATAAACAAAGGTTTCATTCAATTTTAACCCTTTTTTAGTAATAAAAAAATAATCCTTATCAACTATATCCTCAACATTTTCACGTTCTTTTACATACAACAAAAACTGCTCCACAACAACGGGCAAAACCGGAATCACACGCTCCTTATTACGCTTACCCAAAACCTTAATTGTATTCGCAGACAAATCTACATTAACCATCAACAATCCAATCAACTCCGCCCTCCGAATACCCGTCGCATAAAACAAATCAACTATCAACTTATTCCTAACTTCTTCAAACCCGCCATTCCCGTCTAATTGACTCATCAAATCCACCAACTCCTTTTCTGAAAACGGAACCTGTATTGTTTTCGGAGTTTTCAAAGCCTTATGTTTCTGCATCGGACTAACCTCAAGCTGCTTCGTCTTCAATAAAAATTTATAAAAAGCCTTCAAAGATGCCATCTTACGGTTTACAGAAACATTTGACACCCCTGAATCAACAAGCAAAACCACCCAAGACCTAATTTGACTATAATTCACCTGATCAATATTTTCTTGATCAAAATGAAGTTTATTAAATGACTCAAAAGAAACAATGTCATTCATATAAGCACCCAGCGTATGTAAAGAATACTTTTTCTCTAACTGGAGATGTTCCTGAAATGCTTGCTTATTCGTTTTCATACTTACCCTCTATTTTATTACATAAAGAACATATCACAACCTACATCAACAATCCCATAACTCACAATTACATTAATTCTATAAAACAAAAAAAAAAAAAAACCGTTAGCATCAAAGTTATAAAATTTTGATGACTAACGGTATTTATTTCAATATAGATTTTTATCTAACTTTCTAAGTTGTCTTTCATGTTTTGAATGTAAGCAGCTTTTTGAATTTTGATTCTATTTTTGACAGATGGCTTAATAAAAGCAGTACGTGCTCTTAACTGACGAACAGTTCCTGTTTTATCAAATTTTCTCTTATAGCGCTTTAATGCTCTATCGATATTTTCTCCGTCTTTAATTGGTATAATTAACATAATTTTGACACCCCCTCTCGTTAAGAGCGCAAAATTAAACATTTATTCTAATTACACACCATAAACTACAGTTTATTTTTTTTTAAAATATTACAAGACATCATACACCCCTGTAATATACAGTTAGTCTTTTAAGATATTTCTTGAAATAACTAATTTTTGAATTTCTGTAGTTCCCTCACCAATAGTACATAACTTAGAGTCTCTATAGAATTTTTCTACAGGAAAATCTTTTGTATACCCATATCCACCATGAATTTGAACTGCCTCATTAGCTACTTTTACACACACCTCAGATGAATACATTTTAGCCATCGCACCTAACGTAGTCACAGGTTTATGCTGTTGTTTTAAAAATGCAGCTTTATGCAATAACAGTTCAGAAGCCTCGATTTCGGTTGCCATATCCGCTAATTTAAATGAAATTCCCTGAAAGCTACTGATTGGTTGCCCGAATTGATATCTTTCTTTTGAGTATTTCAACGCTGCTTCATATGCTCCTTTAGCAATTCCTAGAGACAATGCCCCAATAGAAATTCGTCCACCATCTAAGATTTTCATTGCTTGTACAAAACCCTGTCCAACCTCTCCTAATCTATTTGCATCTGGCACACGGCAATTATCAAAAACTAACTCTGCTGTTTCACTTGCACGCATCCCTAATTTATTTTCTTTCTTCCCTGACGAAAAGCCTGGCATTCCTTTTTCAAAAACAAAAGCAGTCATACCCTTAGAATCTCCCTTTTCACCAGTACGAACTATCACAACTGCAATATCTCCAGAGATAGCATGTGTAATAAAATTTTTAGCACCATTTACAACCCAGAAATCGCCATCTTTAACAGCCGTTGTATTCATACCTCCTGCATCTGAACCTGTATTATGCTCAGTTAATCCCCATGCCCCAATATGTTCTGCTGTTGCTAATTTAGGAATCCACTTTTTCTTTTGCTCTTCGTTACCAAAAGTTAAAATATGATTTGTACATAATGAATTATGAGCCGCAACCGACAATCCAATTGAAGGATCTACTTTTGAAATTTCCTCAATAATGGTTATATATTCATGATATCCCAGTCCTGATCCTCCATATTCTTCGGGAACTAACACTCCCATAAAACCCATTGCACCTAATTCTTTGAAGAGTGGAATTGGAAATGTTTGCGCTTCATCCCACTCCATTATATATGGGCGGATATTTTTTTCAGCAAATTCTTTTATGGACTGAGCAATCATAGATTGCGTTTCGTTATAATCAAAATTCATTAGTATATTTTTAGAACTCCAAATATAAACCAATTATTTTTGCTTTTTCAACAGGAAAGCCCTTAATTTTTATCAAATCCTCAATATTATTTATATTTCCATTCATACTTCGATGAATTAGGATTTGTTTCGCCAACACATACCGGAAATACGGAAAGCTTGAAAGCTCTTTCAAAGAAGCATCATTTATTGCTATTTTCTTAAAAGAATCAAGTTCTAAAATATCAAAATGACTATTTAAATTCGATAGAACTTCTGGCGAAAGCCCCCACACTTCTTTAAGTTGCTCCATAGAAACAAAATGTCCTAATCTTTCTTTTTGCTTTAAAATTCGTAATGAAAGAACATCTCCAATTCCAGAAACTTTAACCAAATCCTCTTGAGTTGCCTGATTAATATCTATTACTATTATTTTCTTTTTTTTCACAACCTCCTTTTCGCTAGAATAATTCCTCGTCCTTTTAACCTCCTTCTTTCCTTGTATCCAATCAGGAAATTTGAAATAAGGAACCATCGTAACTAGTAAAGAATCAGAAACCTTAGTTATGTCTTGAAATTCTTTTGCAGAACCCACATATTTATTTTCCCTTCTAAAAGCCAGCAATCGATCAATTTGATCAATGGTCATACCCAATTTGTACCCTTTGTAATCGGTAATAAAATTTGGATTGAATAGATATTTTTTTTCTTCTTTATTTCCATCGTGATTTTTAATTGAGTCAATTTCTCTTTGTAAAGACATCCATTTTTCTTTTTCAGGAAAAAAA
This region includes:
- a CDS encoding ComEA family DNA-binding protein translates to MNFRKIQAYFKFSRDQRIGIYLLFAIIIILQLVYFFADFNSSPFFPEKEKWMSLQREIDSIKNHDGNKEEKKYLFNPNFITDYKGYKLGMTIDQIDRLLAFRRENKYVGSAKEFQDITKVSDSLLVTMVPYFKFPDWIQGKKEVKRTRNYSSEKEVVKKKKIIVIDINQATQEDLVKVSGIGDVLSLRILKQKERLGHFVSMEQLKEVWGLSPEVLSNLNSHFDILELDSFKKIAINDASLKELSSFPYFRYVLAKQILIHRSMNGNINNIEDLIKIKGFPVEKAKIIGLYLEF
- a CDS encoding acyl-CoA dehydrogenase family protein; this translates as MNFDYNETQSMIAQSIKEFAEKNIRPYIMEWDEAQTFPIPLFKELGAMGFMGVLVPEEYGGSGLGYHEYITIIEEISKVDPSIGLSVAAHNSLCTNHILTFGNEEQKKKWIPKLATAEHIGAWGLTEHNTGSDAGGMNTTAVKDGDFWVVNGAKNFITHAISGDIAVVIVRTGEKGDSKGMTAFVFEKGMPGFSSGKKENKLGMRASETAELVFDNCRVPDANRLGEVGQGFVQAMKILDGGRISIGALSLGIAKGAYEAALKYSKERYQFGQPISSFQGISFKLADMATEIEASELLLHKAAFLKQQHKPVTTLGAMAKMYSSEVCVKVANEAVQIHGGYGYTKDFPVEKFYRDSKLCTIGEGTTEIQKLVISRNILKD
- a CDS encoding tyrosine-type recombinase/integrase; the encoded protein is MKTNKQAFQEHLQLEKKYSLHTLGAYMNDIVSFESFNKLHFDQENIDQVNYSQIRSWVVLLVDSGVSNVSVNRKMASLKAFYKFLLKTKQLEVSPMQKHKALKTPKTIQVPFSEKELVDLMSQLDGNGGFEEVRNKLIVDLFYATGIRRAELIGLLMVNVDLSANTIKVLGKRNKERVIPVLPVVVEQFLLYVKERENVEDIVDKDYFFITKKGLKLNETFVYRLINSYFSKVSEKVKKSPHVLRHTFATHLLNNGADLNSVKELLGHSSLASTQVYTHSSLAALKKVYADAHPRNKQ
- the rpsU gene encoding 30S ribosomal protein S21, with translation MLIIPIKDGENIDRALKRYKRKFDKTGTVRQLRARTAFIKPSVKNRIKIQKAAYIQNMKDNLES
- the hpf gene encoding ribosome hibernation-promoting factor, HPF/YfiA family, which encodes MKVSINAVNFAIDRKLVDFVQDRMDKLEKYYDRVVSVDVFLKVEKTSDKENKIAEIKINVPGDDFLVKKQCKTFEEAVELSAESLERLLIKRKEKIRTHI